Within the Bacteroidota bacterium genome, the region AAAACAATTCTGTTTGCATTCCTCCAGGGTTAACTCGCTCCCAGCCCATTGCATTAATTATATCCGATGAAGACCTTGCGATGGCTGCTTTATTATCATAAATAAGCCAATTACATCCCCCCGATTGCACATCATTCACCCTGCCAGGTATAGCAAATACATCCCTGTTATAGGAAAGAGCAATATCTGCAGTAATAAGGGCTCCACCTCGTTCAGCAGACTCTACCACCAGGATGGCATCCGACAATCCTGCAACGATCCGGTTCCGCTTCGGGAAGTTCTCCCGGTCAGGCTTGGTTCCCGTAATAAATTCCGTCAATAAGCCACCTTGATTGATGACTTTCGCTGCAAGATTCCTGTTTTCAGACGGATATACCGTATGAAAACCATGCGCCAGCACTGCCAGCGTTTGACAGCCTTCCTGTAAGGCAGTCTTATGGGCAATGCTGTCGATACCATATGCGAGTCCGCTTATGATCAATGCCCCCGTGTCCTTAAGCCCACGGATAAATTGCAGACATTGCTGTTTCCCGTAATCCGTCGGACTTCTTGTCCCAACCACCGCAATAGTTTTTCGCATATTCAGATCGGCATTTCCCCTGAAATAAAACACCAGGGGACTATCTTCACATTGTTTAAGCCTGTAAGGAAAATCAGGATTCTCAATAGAATACAACGAGAATTTTTTCTTGTATCTGTTCTCAATCATGATCTATTTATGAGAAAACTATTTATTAATGTTCGTTTTATAAAATAAATAATGCCCTGGACGGGCTGTGTCACAATTAATCTAAATTCTAGGTA harbors:
- the dprA gene encoding DNA-processing protein DprA; amino-acid sequence: MIENRYKKKFSLYSIENPDFPYRLKQCEDSPLVFYFRGNADLNMRKTIAVVGTRSPTDYGKQQCLQFIRGLKDTGALIISGLAYGIDSIAHKTALQEGCQTLAVLAHGFHTVYPSENRNLAAKVINQGGLLTEFITGTKPDRENFPKRNRIVAGLSDAILVVESAERGGALITADIALSYNRDVFAIPGRVNDVQSGGCNWLIYDNKAAIARSSSDIINAMGWERVNPGGMQTELFSGLPPQQKRIYFLIKEYGSLKTDQLLIMSGLSNGELKSLLLEMELDGYLRVMPGNRYTTV